Proteins encoded by one window of Desulfocurvus vexinensis DSM 17965:
- a CDS encoding F0F1 ATP synthase subunit gamma, which yields MPSLKDVQIKIVGVKKTKQITKAMNMVASAKLRSAQSRIERFRPYADKFYEMLGDLAGRADGDAHPLLAVREEIKTSAIVLVTSDRGLCGSFNGNLIKDATKLAAAKKAEGKEVKFYCVGKKGRDAIRKMDSYEIAMQKVGELNSFDFTLANEVGMEIIRAYLAGDLDEVTLVYGEFVSVAKQVATTLPILPIAKEAAEGAEPAAAASSEYIYEPGVEGLLAELLPRFIKVQLYRGMLDTSASEHAARMSAMDNATRACDDMVGALTLVFNKTRQAAITTELMDIVGGAEALKG from the coding sequence ATGCCTTCGCTGAAGGATGTTCAAATAAAGATCGTCGGCGTCAAGAAGACCAAGCAGATCACCAAGGCCATGAACATGGTGGCCTCGGCGAAGCTGCGCAGCGCCCAGAGCCGCATCGAGCGGTTCCGGCCCTACGCGGACAAGTTCTACGAGATGCTTGGCGACCTGGCCGGACGTGCCGACGGGGATGCCCATCCCCTGCTGGCCGTGCGCGAGGAAATCAAAACCTCGGCCATTGTCCTGGTCACTTCCGACCGCGGCCTGTGCGGCAGCTTCAACGGCAACCTGATCAAGGACGCCACGAAGCTCGCTGCCGCCAAGAAGGCCGAGGGCAAGGAAGTCAAGTTCTACTGCGTCGGCAAGAAGGGCCGCGACGCCATCCGCAAGATGGACTCCTACGAGATCGCCATGCAGAAGGTGGGCGAGCTGAACAGCTTCGACTTCACCCTGGCCAACGAGGTGGGCATGGAGATCATCCGCGCCTACCTGGCGGGCGACCTCGACGAAGTGACCCTGGTGTACGGCGAGTTCGTGAGCGTGGCCAAGCAGGTGGCGACCACGTTGCCCATCCTGCCCATCGCCAAGGAGGCCGCCGAGGGCGCCGAGCCCGCCGCCGCCGCCAGCAGCGAATACATATACGAACCCGGCGTGGAAGGCCTGCTCGCGGAACTGCTCCCGCGCTTCATCAAGGTCCAGCTCTACCGCGGCATGCTCGACACGTCCGCCTCGGAGCATGCGGCCCGCATGAGCGCCATGGACAACGCGACCCGGGCCTGTGACGACATGGTCGGCGCCCTGACGCTGGTCTTCAACAAGACCCGCCAGGCGGCCATCACCACGGAACTCATGGACATAGTCGGCGGCGCCGAGGCGCTGAAAGGCTAA
- the atpA gene encoding F0F1 ATP synthase subunit alpha has protein sequence MQIKAEEISKIIEDSIQNYESKVEMSETGTVLYVGDGIARVHGVENVMAMELLEFPGGLMGMALNLEEDNVGVALLGDDTGIKEGDPVKRTGKIFSVPVGDAVMGRVINPLGQPIDGLGPIDSKDLRPVELKAPGIIARKSVHQPMYTGLKAIDAMTPIGRGQRELIIGDRQTGKTAVCIDAILAQKDSDVHCIYVAIGQKKASVALVADVLKKHGAMEYTTIISATASEPAPLQFIAAYTGATIGEFYRDNGKHALIIYDDLSKQATAYRQMSLLLRRPPGREAFPGDVFYLHSRLLERAAKVNDSLGAGSLTALPIIETQAGDVSAYIPTNVISITDGQVYLEPNLFNAGVRPAINVGLSVSRVGGAAQIKAMKQVAGTMRLDMAQYRELAAFAQFGSDLDKATKAKLDRGARLVELLKQPQYKPQPVQEQVASMFAATRGYMDDVAVENIRRFEAEFFEFMRNAKADVLKDIKEKAVIDADVEARLRAAIEEFKKTFQA, from the coding sequence ATGCAGATCAAAGCTGAAGAAATTAGCAAAATCATTGAGGATTCGATCCAAAATTACGAATCCAAGGTGGAGATGTCCGAGACCGGCACGGTGCTCTATGTCGGTGACGGCATCGCCCGCGTCCACGGCGTCGAGAACGTCATGGCCATGGAGCTCCTGGAGTTCCCCGGCGGCCTGATGGGCATGGCCCTCAACCTCGAAGAGGACAACGTCGGCGTGGCCCTGCTGGGCGACGACACCGGCATCAAGGAAGGCGACCCGGTCAAGCGTACCGGCAAGATCTTCTCCGTGCCCGTGGGCGACGCGGTCATGGGCCGCGTCATCAACCCCCTGGGCCAGCCCATCGACGGCCTGGGGCCCATCGACTCCAAGGATCTGCGCCCCGTGGAGCTCAAGGCTCCCGGCATCATCGCGCGCAAGTCGGTGCACCAGCCCATGTACACGGGCCTGAAGGCCATCGACGCCATGACGCCCATCGGCCGCGGCCAGCGCGAGCTGATCATCGGCGACCGCCAGACCGGCAAGACCGCCGTGTGCATCGACGCCATCCTGGCCCAGAAGGATTCGGACGTCCACTGCATCTACGTCGCCATCGGCCAGAAGAAGGCCTCCGTCGCCCTGGTGGCCGACGTGCTCAAGAAGCACGGCGCCATGGAGTACACCACCATCATCTCCGCCACGGCCTCCGAGCCCGCGCCGCTGCAGTTCATCGCGGCGTACACCGGCGCGACCATCGGCGAGTTCTACCGCGACAACGGCAAGCACGCGCTGATCATCTACGACGACCTGTCCAAGCAGGCCACCGCGTACCGCCAGATGTCGCTGCTGCTTCGCCGCCCCCCGGGACGCGAAGCCTTCCCCGGCGACGTGTTCTACCTGCACTCCCGCCTGCTGGAGCGCGCGGCCAAGGTCAACGACTCCCTGGGCGCCGGTTCCCTGACCGCCCTGCCCATCATCGAGACCCAGGCCGGTGACGTGTCGGCGTACATCCCGACCAACGTTATCTCCATCACCGACGGCCAGGTCTACCTGGAGCCCAACCTGTTCAACGCCGGCGTGCGCCCCGCCATCAACGTGGGCCTGTCGGTGTCCCGAGTCGGCGGCGCGGCCCAGATCAAGGCCATGAAGCAGGTCGCGGGCACCATGCGTCTGGACATGGCCCAGTACCGCGAGCTGGCAGCCTTCGCCCAGTTCGGCTCCGACCTGGACAAGGCCACCAAGGCCAAGCTGGACCGCGGCGCGCGCCTGGTGGAGCTGCTCAAGCAGCCCCAGTACAAGCCCCAGCCCGTGCAGGAGCAGGTTGCCTCCATGTTCGCCGCCACCCGCGGCTACATGGACGACGTGGCCGTGGAGAACATCCGCCGCTTCGAGGCCGAGTTCTTCGAGTTCATGCGCAACGCCAAGGCCGACGTGCTCAAGGACATCAAGGAAAAGGCCGTCATCGACGCGGACGTCGAGGCGCGCCTGCGGGCGGCCATCGAAGAGTTCAAGAAGACCTTCCAGGCCTAA
- the glmU gene encoding bifunctional UDP-N-acetylglucosamine diphosphorylase/glucosamine-1-phosphate N-acetyltransferase GlmU, which produces MEHTGALILAAGKGTRMRSERPKVLHTLLGEPMVWYVYQALDGLVPEAAVWTVVGHGAQQMRAAFPGRTPGFVVQERQLGTGHALQTAWPALGEAGVGTLLVVNGDTPLVPRAALAALLEAFQARRPALAFLTVDLPDPGAFGRVVRGPGGDVAAIVEAKDYDPTTHGPESGEINSGIYVLDMAAVGPLLSRLDNSNASGEFYITDLVDLAARAGLPVLGVRAGADPQLLGVNSPVELARAEELLRARIVDGLLEAGVMIHQPGTTVVGPRAVLEPGCEISGPCEILGATRVAAGASVGAQTWIRDSDIGPGALVRPFCHIEGAQVGPDCQIGPFARLRPLAVTEQGARVGNFVEMKKARLGPGAKAGHLSYLGDAQVGAGANIGAGTITCNYDGKNKHQTVIGQDAFIGSNTALVAPVRIGDRALVGAGSVITKDVGDDMLALERSRQRELPRRK; this is translated from the coding sequence ATGGAACACACCGGCGCATTGATTCTGGCCGCAGGCAAGGGCACCCGGATGCGCTCCGAGCGCCCCAAGGTGCTGCACACCCTGCTGGGGGAACCCATGGTCTGGTACGTCTACCAGGCCCTGGACGGGCTGGTGCCCGAAGCCGCCGTGTGGACCGTGGTCGGCCACGGCGCGCAGCAGATGCGCGCGGCCTTCCCCGGGCGCACTCCGGGCTTCGTGGTCCAGGAGCGCCAGCTCGGCACGGGCCACGCCCTGCAGACGGCCTGGCCCGCCCTGGGCGAGGCGGGGGTGGGCACGCTGCTGGTGGTCAACGGCGACACGCCCCTGGTGCCGCGCGCGGCCCTGGCCGCGCTGCTCGAGGCCTTCCAGGCCCGGCGCCCGGCCCTGGCCTTCCTGACCGTGGACCTGCCCGACCCCGGGGCCTTCGGGCGCGTGGTGCGCGGCCCGGGCGGCGACGTGGCGGCCATCGTCGAGGCCAAGGACTACGACCCCACGACCCACGGCCCCGAGAGCGGGGAGATCAACTCCGGCATCTACGTGCTCGACATGGCCGCCGTGGGCCCGCTGCTGTCGCGCCTGGACAACAGCAACGCCAGCGGCGAGTTCTACATCACCGACCTGGTGGACCTGGCCGCCCGGGCCGGGCTGCCCGTGCTCGGGGTCCGCGCCGGGGCCGACCCGCAGCTGCTGGGGGTCAACAGCCCCGTCGAGCTGGCCCGGGCCGAGGAGCTTTTGCGCGCGCGCATCGTGGACGGCCTGCTGGAGGCCGGGGTCATGATCCACCAGCCCGGGACCACCGTGGTCGGCCCGCGCGCCGTACTGGAGCCGGGCTGCGAGATCAGCGGCCCTTGCGAGATCCTCGGCGCGACCCGCGTGGCCGCCGGGGCCAGCGTGGGCGCCCAGACCTGGATCAGGGACTCCGACATCGGCCCCGGGGCCCTGGTGCGGCCCTTCTGCCACATCGAGGGCGCCCAGGTCGGCCCGGATTGCCAGATCGGGCCCTTCGCCCGGCTGCGGCCCCTGGCCGTGACCGAACAGGGCGCGCGCGTGGGCAATTTTGTGGAGATGAAGAAGGCCCGCCTGGGCCCGGGGGCCAAGGCCGGGCACCTGAGCTACCTGGGCGATGCCCAGGTGGGCGCCGGGGCCAACATCGGCGCGGGCACCATCACCTGCAACTACGACGGCAAGAACAAGCACCAGACCGTCATCGGCCAGGACGCCTTCATCGGCAGCAACACGGCCCTGGTGGCCCCGGTGCGCATCGGCGACCGGGCCCTGGTGGGCGCCGGGTCGGTGATCACCAAGGACGTGGGCGACGACATGCTGGCCCTGGAGCGCTCCCGCCAGCGCGAACTGCCGCGCAGGAAATGA
- a CDS encoding methyl-accepting chemotaxis protein, with the protein MNLLRASLGAKIIIPVSLVTVLTFVILNITVSSLHRDSTNELIDVSAVKTSSILLSAIAEPMRIGDNKGTAAQLDKVAANYPDVTVYLTNFRGNVTYSTRPDDLRKDLVALYDDPGFATMLQGSLRTPTHTGRTLKIDGTPYFVAVDTIPNEKTCHHCHGASQPILGSMILFQDVSHQMEQVTSSERISALISAGGALFLLAMLGLFIRRIVISKIVTIAQVSDRIRGGDYSAEFEVRGRDELASLAGNLKAMVKTVQDQLEYNRGVLQGIIIPLFVTDNDERITYVNAPMRNILGKAKEELEGRTVSQVLPADGGEAIAAGVIASGRSRSGQMQYVRADGVTFPLHYEISALRDAHGAIVGAIGMMIDLTQEERDKARIRAQRENLLLVANEVTQVATQLSQAAGELTGQMREVTAGMERTAGQTAQVATAMEEMNATVLEVAQNAGKASDASDNASSVAKEGGAEVGRTVEETRAMAQTIEALAQSLADLSTKAENIGQVMSVINDIADQTNLLALNAAIEAARAGDAGRGFAVVADEVRKLAEKTMTATREVDAAITAIQQSAREAVTEMGNTRERAGHTGTMAENAGRVLGQIVSESDAIADMVRSIATAAEQQSSTSEEINLNVNGINELSQGISQRIAQANDAIQEVADMAGKLSGLVEKFKE; encoded by the coding sequence ATGAACCTGCTTCGAGCCTCCCTCGGCGCGAAGATCATCATACCGGTCTCGCTGGTCACCGTGCTGACCTTCGTGATCCTGAACATCACGGTCTCCTCGCTGCACCGCGACTCCACCAACGAGCTCATCGACGTCTCCGCCGTCAAGACCTCGTCCATCCTGCTCAGCGCCATCGCCGAGCCCATGCGCATCGGCGACAACAAGGGCACGGCGGCGCAGCTCGACAAGGTCGCGGCCAACTACCCGGACGTGACCGTGTACCTGACCAACTTCCGGGGCAACGTCACCTATTCCACGCGTCCGGACGACCTGCGCAAGGACCTCGTGGCCCTGTACGACGACCCCGGCTTCGCCACCATGCTCCAGGGCAGCCTGCGCACGCCCACCCACACGGGCAGGACCCTGAAGATCGACGGCACGCCGTATTTCGTGGCCGTGGACACCATTCCCAACGAAAAGACCTGCCACCACTGCCACGGCGCGTCCCAGCCCATCCTGGGCTCCATGATCCTGTTCCAGGACGTGTCGCACCAGATGGAGCAGGTCACCTCCTCCGAGCGCATCTCCGCGCTCATCTCGGCGGGCGGGGCGCTGTTCCTGCTGGCCATGCTCGGCCTGTTCATCCGGCGCATCGTCATCAGCAAGATCGTGACCATCGCCCAGGTCAGCGACCGCATCCGCGGCGGCGACTACTCCGCCGAATTCGAGGTCCGCGGGCGCGACGAGCTGGCCAGCCTGGCCGGCAACCTCAAGGCCATGGTCAAGACCGTGCAGGACCAGCTCGAATACAACCGCGGCGTGCTCCAAGGCATCATCATCCCGCTGTTCGTCACCGACAACGACGAGCGCATCACCTACGTCAACGCGCCCATGCGCAACATCCTGGGCAAGGCCAAGGAAGAGCTCGAGGGCCGCACCGTGTCCCAGGTGCTGCCTGCCGACGGCGGCGAGGCCATCGCCGCCGGGGTCATCGCCTCGGGGCGCAGCCGCAGCGGCCAGATGCAATACGTGCGCGCCGACGGCGTGACGTTCCCGCTGCACTACGAGATCTCGGCCCTGCGCGACGCCCACGGCGCCATCGTCGGGGCCATCGGCATGATGATCGACCTGACCCAGGAGGAGCGTGACAAGGCGCGCATCCGCGCCCAGCGCGAGAACCTGCTCCTGGTGGCCAACGAGGTGACCCAGGTGGCCACCCAGCTCTCCCAGGCCGCAGGCGAGCTCACCGGGCAGATGCGCGAGGTCACGGCGGGCATGGAACGCACCGCCGGGCAGACGGCCCAGGTGGCCACGGCCATGGAGGAGATGAACGCCACGGTGCTCGAAGTGGCCCAGAACGCGGGCAAGGCCTCCGACGCCTCGGACAACGCCAGCTCCGTGGCCAAGGAAGGCGGCGCCGAGGTCGGGCGCACGGTGGAGGAAACCCGGGCCATGGCCCAGACCATCGAGGCCCTGGCCCAGAGCTTGGCCGACCTGTCCACCAAGGCCGAGAACATCGGCCAGGTGATGAGCGTCATCAACGACATCGCCGACCAGACCAACCTCTTGGCCCTCAACGCGGCCATCGAAGCCGCGCGGGCGGGCGATGCGGGCCGGGGCTTCGCCGTGGTGGCCGACGAGGTGCGCAAGCTGGCCGAGAAGACCATGACCGCCACCCGCGAGGTGGACGCGGCCATCACCGCCATCCAGCAGAGCGCCCGCGAGGCCGTGACCGAAATGGGCAACACCCGCGAGCGCGCCGGGCACACCGGCACCATGGCCGAGAACGCGGGCCGCGTGCTGGGGCAGATCGTCAGCGAATCCGACGCCATCGCCGACATGGTGCGCTCCATCGCCACCGCCGCCGAGCAGCAGTCGTCCACCAGCGAGGAGATCAACCTGAACGTCAACGGCATCAACGAGCTGTCCCAGGGCATCAGCCAGCGCATCGCCCAGGCCAACGACGCCATCCAGGAGGTGGCCGACATGGCCGGCAAGCTCTCGGGACTGGTGGAGAAGTTCAAGGAATAG
- the zapB gene encoding cell division protein ZapB, whose protein sequence is MEMLSRLESKIESLLTRVAALKEDNARLREEAQRGQEDLMAENRRLREDLERERASKEEVLARIDGLLQKLQDETA, encoded by the coding sequence ATGGAAATGCTGAGTCGTTTGGAAAGCAAGATCGAGTCGCTTTTGACGCGAGTGGCAGCCCTCAAGGAGGACAACGCCCGTTTGCGGGAGGAAGCGCAGCGCGGCCAGGAAGACCTGATGGCCGAGAACCGGCGCCTGCGCGAAGACCTGGAACGTGAACGTGCCTCCAAGGAGGAAGTGCTCGCGCGCATCGACGGGCTCTTGCAGAAGCTGCAGGACGAGACCGCCTGA
- the rny gene encoding ribonuclease Y yields MSVEIILIALSGVVAGAGGGYLLHQYIASKRLEGAKDLADRILDEARKDAQAERKEYMLQAQDEILELKREMQAEFKDREREMGRREAKAQEREERLENKVEKLNQKDSELVALEKRLSRQERQLAEQEALLEGQAEEQRRKLEEISGLTAEEARRRLLDEIESQTRHDAARMIRQIEVEASETADRKAKDILASAVQRYAGDFVGENTVATVTLPSEDMKGRIIGREGRNIRALEAATGVDLIIDDTPETVVLSAFSPLRRQIAKLSLERLISDGRIHPARIEDVVKKVEQEMDVKLREIGEQATFDVGVHGIHPDIIRLLGQLQYRTSFSQNVLQHSLEVASLCGIMAAELNLDVKKAKRAGLLHDIGKAVDHEVEGPHALIGADLAKKYGESKDIIHAIAAHHEDTAPTTPLAVLVQAADSLSGARPGARKELLENYVKRLEELEGIATGFEGVSKAYAIQAGREIRVMVDSDKVDDDQTHILCKDIAKRIEENLTYPGQIRVTLIRERRAVGYAK; encoded by the coding sequence ATGAGCGTCGAAATCATTCTCATTGCCCTGTCCGGAGTGGTCGCGGGCGCGGGCGGCGGCTATCTGCTGCACCAGTACATCGCCTCCAAACGGCTCGAAGGGGCCAAGGATCTCGCCGACCGCATTCTCGACGAAGCCCGCAAGGACGCCCAGGCCGAGCGCAAGGAATACATGCTCCAGGCCCAGGACGAAATCCTGGAGCTCAAGCGCGAGATGCAGGCCGAGTTCAAGGACCGCGAACGCGAAATGGGCCGCCGCGAGGCCAAGGCCCAGGAGCGCGAGGAGCGCCTGGAGAACAAGGTCGAGAAGCTGAACCAGAAGGACTCGGAGCTGGTGGCCCTGGAAAAGCGCCTGTCGCGCCAGGAGCGTCAGCTCGCGGAGCAGGAGGCCCTGCTCGAAGGCCAGGCCGAGGAGCAGCGCCGCAAGCTCGAGGAAATTTCCGGCCTGACCGCCGAGGAGGCCAGACGCCGCCTGCTCGACGAGATCGAGTCCCAGACGCGCCACGACGCGGCGCGGATGATCCGCCAGATCGAGGTCGAGGCCTCGGAGACCGCCGACCGCAAGGCCAAGGACATCCTGGCCTCGGCGGTGCAGCGCTACGCGGGCGACTTCGTGGGCGAGAACACCGTGGCCACCGTGACCCTGCCCAGCGAGGACATGAAGGGCCGCATCATCGGCCGCGAGGGCCGCAACATCCGCGCCCTGGAGGCCGCCACCGGCGTGGACCTGATCATCGACGACACCCCCGAGACGGTGGTGCTCTCGGCCTTCTCGCCCCTGCGCCGCCAGATCGCCAAGCTCTCCCTGGAGCGGCTCATCTCCGACGGGCGCATCCACCCCGCGCGCATCGAGGACGTGGTCAAGAAGGTCGAGCAGGAGATGGACGTCAAGCTGCGCGAGATCGGCGAGCAGGCGACCTTCGACGTGGGCGTGCACGGCATCCACCCCGATATCATCCGCCTGCTGGGCCAGCTCCAGTACCGCACGAGCTTCTCCCAGAACGTGCTCCAGCACTCCCTGGAGGTCGCCTCGCTGTGCGGCATCATGGCCGCCGAGCTGAACCTGGACGTGAAGAAGGCCAAGCGCGCCGGGCTGCTGCACGACATCGGCAAGGCCGTGGACCACGAGGTCGAAGGCCCCCACGCCCTCATCGGCGCGGACCTGGCCAAGAAGTACGGCGAGAGCAAGGACATCATCCACGCCATCGCCGCCCACCACGAGGACACCGCGCCCACCACGCCCCTGGCCGTGCTGGTGCAGGCGGCGGACAGCCTGTCCGGCGCCCGCCCCGGCGCCCGCAAGGAGCTGCTGGAGAACTACGTCAAGCGCCTGGAGGAGCTCGAGGGCATCGCCACCGGCTTCGAGGGCGTGTCCAAGGCCTACGCCATCCAGGCCGGGCGCGAAATCCGCGTCATGGTCGATTCCGACAAGGTGGACGACGACCAGACGCACATCCTGTGCAAGGACATCGCCAAGCGCATCGAGGAAAACCTGACCTACCCGGGTCAGATCCGCGTGACGCTGATCCGCGAGCGCCGCGCCGTGGGCTACGCCAAGTAG
- the zapA gene encoding cell division protein ZapA translates to MPSYTLSVLELEVSFKAQADHERVQAAKELLEERYRELTQHGRRLSKEKLLTFLALGLADDLLQNSKRLAELEKRLGGLAERIEKAEDTQAGV, encoded by the coding sequence ATGCCGAGCTACACCCTCTCCGTCCTGGAACTTGAGGTTTCCTTCAAGGCCCAGGCGGACCATGAGCGTGTCCAGGCGGCCAAGGAGCTGCTTGAAGAACGATATAGGGAGCTGACGCAACACGGCAGGCGGTTGAGCAAGGAGAAGTTGCTCACGTTCCTGGCCCTCGGGCTGGCGGACGATCTGTTGCAGAACTCCAAGAGGCTCGCGGAGCTCGAAAAGCGCCTCGGAGGCCTTGCGGAGCGGATAGAGAAGGCGGAAGACACACAGGCAGGCGTTTGA
- a CDS encoding F0F1 ATP synthase subunit epsilon, whose translation MAQLQLEIVTPDRLVLSEPVEYVGAPGYEGEFGILPGHIPFLSALQVGNLYYKSGGKTFFVFVAGGFAEVSDNKVTILAEVAEKATEIDVERARKARERAEQRLAKQQENIDNARVQAALARAMARVSCRSRAKDAGTCEM comes from the coding sequence ATGGCCCAACTGCAACTTGAGATAGTGACCCCCGACAGGCTCGTGCTGAGCGAGCCTGTGGAGTACGTCGGCGCGCCGGGGTACGAGGGTGAGTTCGGCATCCTGCCGGGCCACATCCCCTTCCTGTCGGCCCTCCAGGTGGGCAACCTCTACTACAAGTCTGGCGGCAAGACGTTCTTCGTCTTCGTCGCTGGCGGCTTCGCCGAGGTTTCCGACAACAAGGTGACCATCCTGGCCGAAGTCGCCGAAAAGGCCACCGAGATCGACGTGGAGCGCGCCCGCAAGGCCCGCGAACGCGCCGAGCAGCGGCTGGCCAAGCAGCAGGAAAACATCGACAACGCCCGCGTCCAGGCGGCCCTGGCCCGCGCCATGGCCCGCGTGAGCTGCCGCTCCCGCGCCAAAGACGCCGGGACCTGCGAGATGTAG
- the atpD gene encoding F0F1 ATP synthase subunit beta, producing the protein MSAQNGKLVQVIGAVVDVEFPAGQLPNILTALEISNPNNTDAPDLVVEVAQHLGNNLCRCIAMDATEGLVRGMEVRNTGKPILVPAGKASLGRIMNVVGRPVDELGPIDSAKMLPIHRPAPEFTELSTKIEVLETGIKVVDLLIPFPKGGKMGLFGGAGVGKTVILMEMINNIAKQHGGISVFAGVGERTREGNDLYHEMKDAGVLEKAALIYGQMNEPPGARARVALTALTCAEYFRDEEGQDVLLFVDNIFRFTQAGSEVSALLGRMPSAVGYQPTLGTDLGGLQERITSTTKGSITSVQAVYVPADDLTDPAPATTFSHLDGTLVLSRQIAELGIYPAVDPLDSTSRILDPNVLGADHYNTAREVQQVLQKYKDLQDIIAILGMDELSDEDKLIVHRARRIQRFLSQPFHVAEVFTGHPGQYVTLEDTIRGFREILEGKHDDLAENDFYMVGNIDMAIEKAKKSAA; encoded by the coding sequence ATGAGTGCTCAAAATGGCAAATTGGTCCAGGTCATCGGCGCCGTCGTGGACGTCGAGTTCCCGGCCGGTCAGCTGCCCAACATCCTGACCGCCCTCGAGATCTCCAACCCGAACAACACCGACGCCCCCGATCTGGTGGTCGAGGTGGCGCAGCACCTGGGCAACAACCTGTGCCGCTGCATCGCCATGGACGCCACCGAGGGTCTGGTGCGCGGCATGGAAGTGCGCAACACCGGCAAGCCCATCCTGGTGCCCGCCGGCAAGGCCTCCCTGGGCCGCATCATGAACGTCGTGGGCCGCCCCGTGGACGAACTGGGCCCCATCGACTCCGCCAAGATGCTGCCCATCCACCGCCCGGCCCCCGAGTTCACCGAACTGTCCACCAAGATCGAGGTGCTGGAGACCGGCATCAAGGTCGTGGACCTGCTCATCCCCTTCCCCAAGGGCGGCAAGATGGGCCTGTTCGGCGGCGCCGGCGTGGGCAAGACCGTTATCCTCATGGAGATGATCAACAACATCGCCAAGCAGCACGGCGGCATCTCCGTGTTCGCCGGTGTGGGTGAGCGCACCCGCGAGGGCAACGACCTCTACCACGAGATGAAGGACGCTGGCGTTCTGGAGAAGGCCGCGCTCATCTACGGGCAGATGAACGAGCCTCCGGGAGCCCGCGCCCGCGTGGCCCTGACCGCCCTGACCTGCGCGGAATACTTCCGCGACGAGGAAGGCCAGGACGTGCTGCTGTTCGTTGACAACATCTTCCGCTTCACCCAGGCGGGCTCCGAAGTGTCGGCGCTGCTCGGCCGCATGCCTTCGGCGGTGGGTTACCAGCCCACCCTGGGCACCGACCTCGGCGGCCTGCAGGAGCGCATCACCTCCACCACCAAGGGCTCCATCACGTCCGTGCAGGCCGTGTACGTGCCCGCGGACGACCTGACCGACCCCGCGCCGGCCACGACCTTCTCGCACCTGGACGGCACCCTGGTGCTCTCGCGCCAGATCGCCGAGCTGGGCATCTACCCCGCGGTGGACCCGCTGGACTCCACCTCGCGCATCCTGGACCCCAACGTCCTGGGCGCGGACCACTACAACACCGCGCGCGAAGTGCAGCAGGTGCTCCAGAAGTACAAGGACCTGCAGGACATCATCGCCATTCTGGGCATGGACGAGCTCTCCGACGAGGACAAGCTCATCGTGCACCGCGCGCGGCGCATCCAGCGGTTCCTGTCCCAGCCCTTCCACGTTGCGGAAGTGTTCACCGGCCACCCCGGCCAGTACGTCACCCTTGAGGACACCATCCGCGGCTTCCGCGAAATCCTCGAAGGCAAGCACGACGACCTCGCTGAGAACGACTTCTACATGGTCGGCAACATCGACATGGCCATCGAGAAGGCCAAGAAGTCCGCAGCTTAA
- a CDS encoding cytochrome c family protein: MKNRFLVSAGCAVLAVLWLALGVGAQQEQSTYVGSAVCGECHEEQYENFTKYAKKSHSDHSIKIMASDLTPQEVQECYSCHTTGYGRPGGFVSFEQTPEMGHAGCEVCHGPGSEHAEQGDPELIKRKLTMDDCTSCHNEERVGAFNFKPLIYGGAH, encoded by the coding sequence ATGAAAAATCGGTTTCTTGTGTCTGCCGGGTGTGCGGTGCTGGCCGTGTTGTGGCTTGCGCTGGGCGTGGGGGCCCAGCAGGAGCAGTCTACCTACGTGGGCTCCGCCGTGTGCGGGGAATGCCACGAGGAGCAATACGAGAACTTCACCAAATACGCCAAGAAATCCCACTCCGACCATAGCATCAAGATCATGGCCTCGGACCTGACCCCGCAAGAGGTGCAGGAGTGCTACAGCTGCCACACCACCGGCTATGGCCGCCCCGGGGGCTTCGTCAGCTTCGAGCAGACCCCCGAGATGGGCCACGCCGGGTGCGAGGTCTGCCACGGCCCCGGATCGGAGCATGCCGAGCAGGGCGACCCTGAGCTCATCAAGCGCAAGCTGACCATGGACGACTGCACCTCCTGCCACAACGAGGAGCGTGTCGGCGCGTTCAACTTCAAGCCGCTCATCTACGGCGGCGCCCACTAG